The segment TCAGCAGTTGATGTTCTCACACAATATAAAACTATAGTTTTTTGTTAATATGTTCTAATTTAGCTATAGTACCTTCAACAACTTCAGATTCAGCTTGAGAAACAGGAATACACATATCAATTTATAATAAGTATACTCTTTTCTAATTTTATTTGTATGTTTTTAGCCTATATATAATTTTTTATAAAAATAAAATATTATATTTTTTAAACAGCATTAATCTAAATATATCTTTTTATAGTAATTTTAATTTTTTTATATATCATACTAATTACTTCTCATATAGAATTAAAAGTATTAAGTATTATAATATAATAATTAGGAAAATATAGATTATATTCTAATAAAAATATTTTTCTTAATTTTAATAAATAAATTAGATAATAAAATTAATAAATTTATGATGAATTAAAATTAATAAAAAATATATCAATAAAACAAAACAAAATTTTATAAAAAGTTATAAAAATTATATAAAATAAAAAATTAATCTAAATCCTAAAACTAAAGATTATTTTATAATTAAATTTAATTAAAAAAAGAATAAGAAAGGATAAAAATAATAATAATTTTATCCTCATAACAAATTGTTTATTTTTTTTGTTTTATGCAAATACCAAATCCAAATATAGTTAATAAGAGAACTAAAACTATATTTAATGGAACTCCTGTTTTTTTCATAATGGCGCTAAATATTAGATTATTACTAGTTTTGTTTGTATTATTAGTTCTATTGCTTTCTTTTGTGAATTCAGCAAATGCAACAGCATTATTGATAGGATTATCAGCTAATACTATAACTTTAACTTTATGTTGTCCATTATTGATTTTATTTGAGAGTATAGTTAATGTTGAAATACCATTATTGTCAGTACGATTATTCCCTATTTTTTCATTATCTAAGTAAAAATCAACAGGATAATCAACTACAGGCGAATCATCGTCATTATAAGTTGCATTAGCAACTATAATAATAGAACCATCACCATTCTCAATAATAGTTAATTTTACAACAATTTTAGATACCTTCAATGTAGTAGTGTTAGTAAAACCATTGTATGTTATATTTCCAACCCAACTAACAGTAACAGTTAAATTACCAGAAGTAGTTGGAATAATGTTCAGGCTCCACACACCATTACTATCAGTAGTTACATAATACATGTGACCATCAACAGTAACACTAATCTGAGCATTAGCTAAATGATTACCCCCACCATCACTAACAACACCAGATATAGAAGAACTC is part of the Methanobrevibacter sp. TMH8 genome and harbors:
- a CDS encoding carboxypeptidase-like regulatory domain-containing protein; the protein is VTVSWIGNSTYEGFTNTTIWDVVKITSNSSIIVSNGKVGKSSSISGVVSDGGGNHLANAQISVTVDGHMYYVTTDSNGVWSLNIIPTTSGNLTVTVSWVGNITYNGFTNTTTLKVSKIVVKLTIIENGDGSIIIVANATYNDDDSPVVDYPVDFYLDNEKIGNNRTDNNGISTLTILSNKINNGQHKVKVIVLADNPINNAVAFAEFTKESNRTNNTNKTSNNLIFSAIMKKTGVPLNIVLVLLLTIFGFGICIKQKK